The following proteins are co-located in the Bradyrhizobium sp. AZCC 2176 genome:
- a CDS encoding cupin domain-containing protein — translation MTGTHDHTHSHDHDHSHGDAERWKHDGVRVIPGNQLDPNVPSTAGMDRKAAINFARVGAQKLWAGTVTIRPDAKTGAHHHGHLESIIYVVKGKARMRWGEHLQFTAEAGPGDFIFVPPYVPHQEINASRDEVLECVLVRSDGEAVAINLDIEPVEKPETVLWVDPVHRDPAEKK, via the coding sequence ATGACCGGCACGCACGACCACACCCATTCCCACGATCACGATCATTCGCACGGCGATGCTGAGCGCTGGAAACATGACGGCGTCCGCGTCATTCCCGGCAATCAACTCGATCCCAACGTGCCGTCTACGGCGGGCATGGACCGCAAGGCTGCGATCAATTTCGCGCGCGTCGGCGCACAGAAATTATGGGCGGGCACCGTGACGATCCGGCCCGATGCCAAGACTGGCGCGCATCATCACGGCCATCTCGAAAGCATCATCTATGTGGTGAAGGGCAAGGCGCGGATGCGCTGGGGCGAGCATCTGCAGTTCACCGCGGAAGCCGGCCCCGGCGATTTCATCTTCGTGCCGCCCTACGTGCCGCATCAGGAGATCAACGCCAGCCGCGATGAGGTGCTGGAATGCGTACTGGTGCGGAGCGACGGCGAGGCGGTGGCGATCAACCTCGACATCGAGCCGGTGGAAAAGCCGGAAACCGTGCTGTGGGTCGATCCGGTGCACCGG